In the genome of Candoia aspera isolate rCanAsp1 chromosome 1, rCanAsp1.hap2, whole genome shotgun sequence, one region contains:
- the NEUROD1 gene encoding neurogenic differentiation factor 1, which yields MTKSYSEHPLMGDPQSQGPPSWTDDCLSSQDDEHEVDKKEEDLETLHAEAEVESLRNGEEEEEEDEDELEEEEAEEDDEEAEEEEEGEEDDQKPKRRGPKKKKMTKARLERFKLRRMKANARERNRMHGLNAALDNLRKVVPCYSKTQKLSKIETLRLAKNYIGALSEILRSGKSPDLVSFVQSLCKGLSQPTTNLVAGCLQLNPRTFLPEQSAELLPHIQPAGASFPGHPYSYQSPGLPSPPYGTMDSSHLFHLKAPPAYGAALEPFFESALAEGESPAFDGPLSPPLSVNGNFSFKHEPANEFEKNYAFTMHYPAAGLAGATGHGSIFACSASRCDLPLDSLLPYESQAHHERVMSAQLNAIFHD from the coding sequence ATGACCAAATCATACAGTGAGCACCCACTGATGGGGGACCCTCAGTCCCAAGGCCCCCCCAGCTGGACTGACGACTGCCTCAGCTCCCAGGACGACGAGCATGAAGTGGACAAGAAAGAGGAGGACCTAGAAACCTTACATGCAGAGGCTGAGGTCGAATCTCTGAGAAacggggaggaagaggaggaagaagatgaagatgagctagaggaggaggaggcagaagagGACGacgaggaggcggaggaggaggaagagggagaggaggacGACCAAAAGCCCAAGAGACGCGGCcccaagaaaaagaagatgaccaAGGCGCGGCTGGAGAGATTCAAGCTGCGGCGTATGAAGGCCAATGCCCGCGAGCGGAACCGCATGCATGGCCTCAACGCCGCTCTGGACAACCTGCGCAAGGTGGTGCCCTGCTACTCCAAGACGCAGAAGCTGTCCAAGATCGAGACGCTGCGCCTGGCCAAAAACTATATTGGGGCCCTCTCCGAGATCTTGCGCTCGGGCAAGAGCCCCGATTTGGTGTCCTTCGTGCAGAGTCTCTGTAAGGGCTTATCTCAGCCCACTACCAACCTGGTGGCCGGCTGCCTCCAGCTCAACCCGCGGACCTTCCTGCCTGAGCAGAGCGCGGAGCTGCTGCCCCACATCCAGCCCGCCGGCGCTTCCTTCCCGGGCCATCCGTACTCCTACCAGTCGCCGGGCCTTCCGAGTCCGCCGTACGGCACCATGGACAGCTCTCACCTCTTCCATCTCAAGGCACCGCCCGCCTACGGGGCGGCGCTGGAGCCCTTCTTCGAGAGCGCCCTGGCCGAAGGCGAGAGCCCGGCCTTCGACGGGCCACTCAGTCCGCCGCTCAGCGTCAACGGGAACTTCTCCTTCAAGCACGAGCCGGCCAACGAGTTCGAGAAGAACTACGCCTTCACCATGCACTACCCGGCCGCCGGTTTGGCCGGAGCTACTGGCCACGGCTCCATCTTCGCCTGCTCGGCCTCGCGCTGCGACCTCCCTCTCGACAGCCTCCTGCCCTACGAGAGCCAGGCCCATCACGAGCGGGTCATGAGCGCCCAGCTCAACGCGATCTTTCACGACTGA